A genomic window from Populus nigra chromosome 7, ddPopNigr1.1, whole genome shotgun sequence includes:
- the LOC133700188 gene encoding chromatin remodeling protein EBS-like isoform X2 encodes MAKTRPGGLISKPKTGKRDLDSYTIRGTTKVVRVGDCVMMRPSDTGRPSYVARIEGMEADSRSNVKVRVRWYYRPEESLGGRRQFHGAKELFLSDHYDVQSAHTIEGKCIVHSFKNYTKLENVGAEDYYCRFEYKAATGGFTPDRVAVYCKCEMPYNPDDLMVQCEGCKDWYHPACVDMTIEEAKKLDHFVCSECASDDDVKRSQNGFSVSSVTDVKVENKRRKR; translated from the exons ATGGCTAAAACCAGACCAGGAGGCCTCATCTCCAAGCCTAAAACAGGCAAGAGGGACCTTGACTCCTACACAATTCGCGGCACTACCAAAGTTGTCAGAG TGGGGGATTGTGTAATGATGAGACCATCTGATACTGGTAGGCCTTCATACGTGGCAAGAATTGAGGGGATGGAGGCTGACAGTAGAAGCAATGTGAAGGTTAGAGTGAGATGGTACTATAGGCCAGAAGAGTCTTTAGGAGGGCGCAGGCAGTTTCATGGAGCGAAAGAGTTGTTCTTATCAGATCATTATGATGTGCAAAGTGCTCACACTATTGAAGGGAAGTGCATAGTTCACTCTTTTAAGAACTATACCAAGCTTGAAAATGTTGGAGCTGAGGATTATTATTGCAGGTTTGAGTATAAGGCTGCTACTGGAGGTTTCACTCCGGACCGTGTTGCTGT GTATTGCAAATGTGAGATGCCATATAACCCAGATGATCTTATGGTGCAATGTGAGGGTTGCAAGGACTG GTATCATCCTGCTTGTGTGGACATGACAATTGAAGAGGCAAAAAAATTGGATCACTTTGTGTGTTCTGAATGTGCATCTGATGATGATGTCAAAAGATCACAAAATGGGTTTTCAGTGTCATCAGTTACTGATGTCAAG GTAGAAAACAAGCGCCGGAAGAGATGA
- the LOC133700188 gene encoding chromatin remodeling protein EBS-like isoform X1: MAKTRPGGLISKPKTGKRDLDSYTIRGTTKVVRVGDCVMMRPSDTGRPSYVARIEGMEADSRSNVKVRVRWYYRPEESLGGRRQFHGAKELFLSDHYDVQSAHTIEGKCIVHSFKNYTKLENVGAEDYYCRFEYKAATGGFTPDRVAVYCKCEMPYNPDDLMVQCEGCKDWYHPACVDMTIEEAKKLDHFVCSECASDDDVKRSQNGFSVSSVTDVKEYHFHFYTVS; the protein is encoded by the exons ATGGCTAAAACCAGACCAGGAGGCCTCATCTCCAAGCCTAAAACAGGCAAGAGGGACCTTGACTCCTACACAATTCGCGGCACTACCAAAGTTGTCAGAG TGGGGGATTGTGTAATGATGAGACCATCTGATACTGGTAGGCCTTCATACGTGGCAAGAATTGAGGGGATGGAGGCTGACAGTAGAAGCAATGTGAAGGTTAGAGTGAGATGGTACTATAGGCCAGAAGAGTCTTTAGGAGGGCGCAGGCAGTTTCATGGAGCGAAAGAGTTGTTCTTATCAGATCATTATGATGTGCAAAGTGCTCACACTATTGAAGGGAAGTGCATAGTTCACTCTTTTAAGAACTATACCAAGCTTGAAAATGTTGGAGCTGAGGATTATTATTGCAGGTTTGAGTATAAGGCTGCTACTGGAGGTTTCACTCCGGACCGTGTTGCTGT GTATTGCAAATGTGAGATGCCATATAACCCAGATGATCTTATGGTGCAATGTGAGGGTTGCAAGGACTG GTATCATCCTGCTTGTGTGGACATGACAATTGAAGAGGCAAAAAAATTGGATCACTTTGTGTGTTCTGAATGTGCATCTGATGATGATGTCAAAAGATCACAAAATGGGTTTTCAGTGTCATCAGTTACTGATGTCAAG GAATACCATTTTCACTTCTACACTGTTTCCTGA